The following coding sequences lie in one Heyndrickxia oleronia genomic window:
- a CDS encoding CapA family protein produces MIKRRNLFLSMIILILLLSIFILCFIQYYQWKQSFFKQSHTSLTHSARTVSITPKDFHTSAVIGAIGDILIHDWVYDDARTQSGYDFKPMFQPVKAMLQKPDLLIANQESIPGGEKLGISSYPAFNSPYEIVDAIMDAGVDLVSTANNHALDKGEKGILSSISYYENKQLPYVGTFKDVNDQQKIRVQSVNGIKIAVLAYTYGTNGIPVPDGKDYLVNLINKDTILFELKRARQVADLVILNLHWGIEYNRQPNEDQKMLAKLFTDGGADIILGHHPHVLQPVEKFHTRDGRDAYVIYSLGNFISGQMWDYKDIGGMIEFKVSKNILKNEKQIKIEDRQFHPTYVANQNLRQYRVYPLQEAYEKGLINHTYDEIINYMMSN; encoded by the coding sequence ATGATAAAACGACGGAACTTATTCTTAAGCATGATCATATTGATTTTGCTTCTTTCCATTTTCATTTTATGCTTTATACAATATTATCAATGGAAGCAATCCTTTTTTAAGCAATCACATACCTCCTTAACTCATTCTGCACGTACAGTAAGTATTACTCCGAAAGATTTCCATACAAGTGCTGTGATTGGAGCAATTGGAGATATTTTAATCCATGATTGGGTATATGATGATGCTAGAACTCAAAGTGGCTATGATTTTAAGCCGATGTTTCAACCAGTTAAAGCAATGCTTCAGAAACCAGATTTATTAATTGCCAATCAGGAATCTATTCCTGGTGGAGAGAAATTAGGAATTAGTAGCTACCCTGCTTTTAATAGTCCATATGAAATTGTTGACGCGATTATGGATGCAGGTGTTGATCTTGTATCCACTGCAAATAATCATGCTCTAGATAAAGGTGAAAAAGGAATTTTAAGTTCAATTTCTTACTATGAAAATAAGCAGCTACCCTATGTAGGGACATTTAAAGATGTAAATGATCAACAGAAGATAAGAGTTCAATCAGTAAACGGGATTAAAATTGCAGTTCTTGCTTATACATACGGGACGAATGGAATTCCTGTCCCTGACGGAAAAGACTATTTAGTTAATCTCATTAATAAAGATACGATACTATTCGAATTAAAGAGAGCTCGTCAAGTGGCAGATTTAGTTATTTTAAACTTACATTGGGGTATAGAATATAATAGGCAGCCAAATGAAGATCAGAAGATGTTGGCTAAATTATTTACAGATGGTGGTGCAGACATTATTCTAGGACACCATCCACACGTCCTTCAACCGGTTGAAAAGTTTCATACTAGAGATGGCAGAGATGCATATGTCATCTATTCATTAGGGAATTTTATATCAGGACAAATGTGGGATTATAAGGATATTGGAGGAATGATTGAATTTAAAGTATCTAAAAATATTTTAAAAAATGAAAAGCAGATAAAAATTGAGGATAGGCAATTTCACCCGACATATGTTGCCAATCAAAACTTAAGACAATACCGTGTTTATCCTCTCCAAGAAGCCTATGAAAAAGGATTAATTAATCATACCTACGACGAAATAATTAATTATATGATGTCTAATTAG
- a CDS encoding HesB/YadR/YfhF family protein, with protein sequence MEIYISDEATKWFKEEMFLENGDHIRFFVKYGGSSPVQEGFSLGMSKEEPSDIAVKKEQNGILFYIEEKDLWYFDNHNLHVDYDQELDEPIYMYKK encoded by the coding sequence ATGGAAATTTACATATCAGATGAAGCAACAAAATGGTTCAAGGAAGAAATGTTTCTAGAAAATGGTGATCATATACGGTTTTTCGTAAAGTATGGTGGATCTTCACCGGTTCAAGAAGGATTTTCATTAGGAATGTCAAAAGAAGAACCAAGTGATATAGCTGTAAAAAAAGAACAAAATGGAATCCTTTTTTATATAGAGGAAAAGGATCTTTGGTATTTTGATAATCATAATTTACATGTTGATTATGATCAAGAACTAGATGAACCAATTTATATGTATAAAAAATAA